The candidate division KSB1 bacterium genome contains a region encoding:
- a CDS encoding tetratricopeptide repeat protein — MRIKQFVSYVLVFTLSVLLSGCAAATSDDAAKLPITTASEKARELYLQGRDLQEKLRALDARPYFLKAVAEDPDFAIGHFSLAFTSTSTKEFFASLEKAVSLADAVSEGERWWILGAKAGTDGNPVKQRELFQKLAEKYPHDERCQNILGGHYFGQQQYKYAIEQYEKAIKINPEFSQPYNQLGYAYRFLEKYEDSERTFKKYIEVIPDDPNPYDSYAELLLKIGKFAASIENYRKALQQDPSFTASYLGIATSYIYMNEHNNAREELQKLYNSAQNDGQRRAAHFAKTVSYVH; from the coding sequence ATGAGAATCAAGCAGTTTGTAAGTTACGTTCTTGTTTTTACTCTTTCTGTTCTTTTGTCCGGATGCGCGGCAGCCACTTCGGATGATGCCGCCAAATTACCGATTACCACCGCCTCCGAAAAAGCGCGCGAACTTTATTTGCAGGGTAGAGACCTGCAGGAGAAGCTGCGCGCTCTTGATGCCCGGCCTTACTTTCTGAAAGCCGTCGCGGAAGATCCTGATTTTGCCATTGGGCATTTCAGTTTGGCTTTTACGTCCACCAGCACAAAAGAATTCTTTGCGTCCCTGGAAAAAGCAGTTTCACTGGCTGATGCAGTGTCTGAAGGGGAGAGGTGGTGGATTCTTGGGGCTAAGGCAGGTACCGATGGAAATCCCGTGAAGCAGCGGGAGCTCTTTCAAAAGTTAGCTGAGAAATATCCACATGACGAACGTTGTCAGAATATTCTGGGCGGGCATTACTTTGGCCAGCAGCAGTATAAATATGCCATCGAGCAGTATGAGAAGGCAATCAAAATCAATCCTGAGTTTTCGCAACCCTATAATCAACTCGGCTACGCTTACCGTTTTTTGGAAAAATATGAAGATTCTGAGCGGACTTTCAAAAAATACATCGAAGTTATTCCTGACGATCCGAATCCGTATGATTCTTATGCGGAACTCCTTCTGAAGATTGGTAAGTTTGCTGCTTCGATTGAAAATTATCGCAAAGCTCTGCAACAAGATCCTTCATTTACTGCTTCCTATCTCGGTATTGCAACCAGCTATATTTATATGAATGAACACAACAATGCTCGCGAAGAGTTGCAAAAATTGTATAATTCTGCACAGAATGATGGCCAGCGCCGGGCCGCCCACTTTGCCAAGACCGTTTCCTATGTTCAT